Proteins encoded in a region of the Photobacterium profundum SS9 genome:
- a CDS encoding LON peptidase substrate-binding domain-containing protein, producing the protein MQLPLFPMQMYLLPGGISKLRIFEPRYIRLVKLAMACNDGFGLCMKNDKTLCHFGTRVIITDFEALPDGLLGITIKGVEKFIINDHWEEEDGLIVGEVAMLENWSKSDIKFVDRDIANSLKTLFREYPEHGEYYQEPDFNDMTWVCQRWLEILPLETNQKQWFMSRVDNRAAMSFLHTVIEEELKKR; encoded by the coding sequence ATGCAACTGCCCCTTTTTCCTATGCAAATGTATTTGTTACCTGGTGGTATCAGTAAGCTTAGGATTTTCGAACCACGCTACATACGTTTAGTAAAGCTTGCGATGGCTTGCAATGACGGCTTTGGCTTGTGCATGAAAAATGATAAAACACTTTGTCACTTTGGTACCCGTGTCATCATTACAGATTTTGAAGCGCTTCCTGATGGGTTACTTGGTATCACTATCAAAGGTGTTGAAAAGTTTATAATTAACGACCACTGGGAAGAAGAGGATGGTTTAATTGTCGGCGAGGTAGCCATGTTAGAAAATTGGTCAAAATCCGACATTAAATTTGTTGACCGCGATATTGCTAATAGCTTAAAAACCCTTTTTAGGGAGTACCCTGAACATGGTGAGTACTATCAAGAACCTGATTTCAATGATATGACCTGGGTATGCCAGCGATGGTTAGAAATATTACCTCTCGAGACGAATCAAAAACAATGGTTCATGAGCAGAGTTGATAATCGTGCCGCCATGTCTTTTCTTCATACTGTGATTGAAGAAGAATTGAAAAAAAGATAA
- the thiM gene encoding hydroxyethylthiazole kinase, whose product MKKCDLDYTQSICDALNTLRQQKPLVVNITNYVVMNNTANALLAIGASPIMAHSQEEMAEMMSFAGSLVINIGTLDSVWIPRMIYAVEQANANNKPVILDPVGCGASALRTNTARQIVALAEQLTIRGNASEIIALAGEQAQSKGVDALDSSDKAIHAAHHLATQNNCSVVISGATDYIVTTTATIALNNGHEMMPYVTGMGCSHTALTGAFAAIGEPTGLAATAVLGIAGEIAARDAAGPGSLQVNLLDTLYHLDEAVLREYIRINLVEEGCH is encoded by the coding sequence ATGAAGAAGTGTGACCTCGATTACACACAGTCTATCTGTGATGCTTTAAATACGCTGCGCCAACAAAAGCCACTCGTAGTAAACATTACCAATTACGTCGTCATGAATAATACCGCCAATGCTCTGCTAGCGATTGGCGCCTCTCCTATCATGGCGCATAGCCAAGAAGAAATGGCAGAGATGATGAGCTTTGCAGGCAGTTTAGTGATCAATATTGGTACCCTAGACTCAGTCTGGATTCCTCGTATGATCTACGCGGTAGAACAAGCCAACGCCAATAATAAGCCAGTCATACTCGATCCTGTCGGTTGTGGGGCAAGTGCGCTACGTACTAATACCGCACGACAGATTGTGGCATTAGCCGAACAATTGACTATTCGTGGTAATGCATCTGAAATTATTGCTCTTGCAGGCGAACAGGCTCAATCGAAAGGCGTAGATGCACTCGATAGCAGCGATAAAGCCATTCACGCGGCACACCACCTTGCGACACAAAATAACTGTAGCGTCGTGATCTCTGGTGCTACAGATTATATTGTTACCACAACAGCAACAATTGCGCTTAACAACGGCCATGAAATGATGCCTTATGTGACGGGAATGGGATGCTCTCACACTGCACTTACTGGCGCATTCGCCGCAATTGGAGAGCCTACAGGCTTAGCTGCAACCGCTGTACTAGGTATTGCAGGAGAGATAGCCGCTCGTGATGCAGCAGGACCAGGTAGCTTACAAGTAAACCTATTAGATACGCTCTACCATCTTGATGAAGCTGTATTACGAGAATACATTCGCATTAATCTTGTTGAAGAAGGATGTCACTAA
- a CDS encoding dicarboxylate/amino acid:cation symporter, whose product MNLIIKLLCGILIGILMGMFAPDMIVRVMITAKFLVSQLIKFTIPLLILFYVTSGIANLPKNSGKLLGQTVGLAYLSTLGAGIFAFMVAESLFPALLSGAGQLPEAKTILTPFLELKIPPIMNIMTALAVAFIFGVGISSTSSEHLKKISDHGCDIIELFLNKVIIPALPFYIAGIFADMTVKGTVFATLHTFSLVLLAVIAMHWFWLAFQFVIAGIIQQQSPVNILRTMMPAYLTAIGTMSSAATIPVTLQQTKRNGVSNTIANFVVPLCANIHMSGSVISIASVAVAVIIMTGAGPVPSLLEALPFIVMLGITMVAAPGAPGGAVMASVGLLGSMLGFTEEMIALQIVLHLAQDSFGTACNVAGDGVIALLIDKLSDTQEDLMPVEEVI is encoded by the coding sequence ATGAATTTAATTATTAAGTTACTGTGTGGAATATTAATAGGCATACTGATGGGTATGTTTGCACCTGATATGATTGTTAGAGTCATGATCACTGCTAAGTTTTTAGTTAGTCAATTAATTAAATTCACCATCCCTTTATTAATTTTATTCTATGTAACCAGTGGCATTGCAAACTTGCCTAAAAATTCAGGTAAATTACTTGGACAAACTGTCGGGTTGGCTTATTTATCGACTTTAGGCGCGGGTATTTTTGCATTCATGGTCGCAGAGAGCCTGTTTCCTGCTTTACTTAGTGGTGCAGGTCAACTTCCTGAAGCTAAAACTATCCTGACTCCATTTCTAGAGCTAAAAATTCCACCGATAATGAATATTATGACAGCATTAGCCGTTGCCTTTATTTTTGGTGTGGGGATCTCAAGTACCAGTTCGGAACACTTGAAAAAAATAAGTGACCATGGGTGTGACATCATTGAGCTCTTTTTGAATAAAGTCATCATTCCTGCATTGCCTTTCTATATTGCAGGTATATTTGCAGATATGACTGTAAAAGGCACCGTATTTGCTACTTTGCATACCTTCAGCTTGGTGTTGCTTGCCGTCATTGCAATGCATTGGTTCTGGCTGGCTTTTCAGTTCGTTATTGCAGGTATTATTCAACAGCAATCTCCAGTTAATATTTTGCGTACTATGATGCCTGCCTACTTAACAGCTATTGGTACGATGTCCTCCGCTGCGACCATTCCGGTAACATTACAACAAACAAAACGCAATGGTGTATCAAATACCATTGCCAATTTCGTTGTGCCACTGTGTGCCAACATCCACATGTCTGGTTCAGTGATCAGTATCGCCAGTGTGGCTGTCGCCGTCATAATCATGACTGGCGCAGGGCCAGTACCGAGTTTACTCGAAGCCTTGCCGTTTATCGTTATGCTGGGTATTACAATGGTTGCGGCTCCGGGTGCTCCGGGTGGTGCCGTGATGGCCTCTGTTGGTTTGCTGGGCTCTATGCTCGGGTTTACCGAAGAAATGATTGCTTTGCAAATAGTGCTTCACTTGGCTCAGGACAGCTTCGGTACTGCCTGTAATGTGGCAGGCGATGGCGTAATTGCTTTATTGATTGATAAGCTTTCCGATACCCAAGAAGATCTGATGCCTGTAGAAGAGGTAATTTAA
- the queE gene encoding 7-carboxy-7-deazaguanine synthase QueE, with protein MYKINEVFETIQGEGTFTGVPAIFVRLQVCPVGCSWCDTKQTWDAEPTDYASLNDIMAKKGDSPLWTNIDAQGIVTLLQDQGYTARHVVITGGEPCIYDLVPLTAALETAGFNCQIETSGTSEILATENTWVTVSPKINMKAKLPVLASALSRADEIKHPVGTSKDIKQLDALIDGVILKQNVTIALQPISQKPRATDLCIETCIKRNWRLSIQTHKYLAIA; from the coding sequence GTGTACAAGATAAATGAAGTCTTCGAGACAATTCAGGGTGAAGGTACTTTCACTGGTGTTCCTGCGATATTTGTTCGTTTACAGGTTTGCCCTGTTGGTTGCTCATGGTGTGATACCAAGCAAACATGGGATGCAGAACCAACTGATTACGCATCGTTAAATGACATCATGGCAAAAAAAGGGGACTCCCCCCTTTGGACTAATATTGACGCCCAAGGCATTGTCACGTTACTGCAAGATCAAGGCTACACAGCAAGGCACGTGGTTATTACTGGTGGCGAACCGTGTATTTATGATCTTGTACCATTAACAGCGGCATTAGAAACTGCTGGGTTTAACTGCCAGATAGAAACCAGTGGTACATCTGAGATTCTGGCAACTGAAAACACATGGGTAACGGTTTCCCCTAAAATCAATATGAAAGCAAAGCTGCCCGTTTTAGCTTCAGCGCTTTCACGTGCAGATGAAATCAAGCACCCTGTTGGCACAAGTAAAGACATTAAACAGCTTGATGCACTTATTGACGGCGTAATATTAAAACAAAATGTGACCATCGCCCTGCAGCCGATCAGCCAGAAACCGAGAGCGACGGATTTATGTATCGAAACCTGCATTAAACGTAACTGGCGCTTGTCTATTCAGACACACAAATATTTAGCTATTGCTTAA
- the asnS gene encoding asparagine--tRNA ligase — protein sequence MTYAPVTDVLSGKLAVDSEVTVRGWIRSRRDSKAGISFLAIYDGSCFDPIQAVVPNELNNYQEEVLKLTTGCSVEVTGKIVESPAKGQDFELAATEVKVVGLVEDPDTYPMAKTRHSIEYLREVAHLRPRTNIIGAVARVRNCLSQAIHRFYHEQGFFWMSAPLITASDCEGAGEMFRVSTLDMANVPMTDAGEVDYDKDFFGKETFLTVSGQLNAETYACALSKVYTFGPTFRAENSNTSRHLAEFWMVEPEVAFADLDDAAKLAEDMLKYVFKAVLEERRDDLEFFAQRINKEAITRLEQFVTSDFAQVDYTDAIQILQDSGRKFEFDVEWGIDMSSEHERYLAEEHFKAPVVVKNYPKDIKAFYMRMNDDGKTVAAMDVLAPGIGEIIGGSQREERLEHLDKRIAEMGIDASHIEWYRDLRRYGTVPHSGFGLGFERLVTYVTGMQNIRDVIPFPRAPRSANF from the coding sequence ATGACTTACGCGCCTGTAACAGACGTACTAAGCGGAAAGCTAGCAGTAGACAGTGAAGTTACTGTTCGAGGCTGGATCCGTTCACGTCGTGATTCCAAAGCTGGGATTTCTTTTCTTGCCATTTATGACGGCTCTTGTTTCGACCCGATTCAGGCCGTGGTCCCGAATGAGTTAAATAATTATCAAGAAGAAGTCCTAAAACTAACTACTGGTTGCTCTGTTGAGGTAACGGGTAAGATTGTTGAGTCTCCAGCTAAAGGTCAAGATTTTGAGCTTGCTGCAACTGAAGTTAAAGTTGTAGGTTTAGTTGAAGACCCTGATACATACCCAATGGCAAAAACTCGTCACTCAATTGAGTACCTTCGTGAAGTTGCGCACCTACGTCCGCGTACTAACATTATTGGTGCTGTCGCGCGTGTACGTAACTGTCTGTCTCAGGCAATTCACCGCTTCTACCACGAGCAAGGTTTCTTCTGGATGTCTGCTCCACTTATCACAGCGTCTGACTGTGAAGGTGCGGGTGAGATGTTCCGTGTATCAACACTTGATATGGCTAACGTTCCGATGACGGACGCTGGCGAAGTTGATTACGATAAAGACTTCTTCGGTAAAGAAACATTCCTAACAGTATCTGGCCAGTTGAACGCTGAAACCTATGCTTGTGCATTAAGCAAAGTATACACATTCGGCCCTACTTTCCGTGCTGAAAACTCAAACACCAGCCGCCACCTTGCGGAATTTTGGATGGTTGAACCTGAAGTTGCTTTCGCCGATCTTGATGACGCAGCGAAACTGGCTGAAGACATGCTTAAGTACGTATTCAAAGCCGTACTTGAAGAACGTCGTGATGACCTTGAGTTCTTTGCACAGCGTATTAACAAAGAAGCAATCACTCGTCTAGAGCAGTTTGTAACATCTGACTTTGCACAAGTTGATTACACTGATGCAATCCAGATCCTACAAGATTCTGGTCGTAAGTTTGAGTTTGATGTTGAGTGGGGCATTGATATGTCTTCTGAACACGAACGCTACCTTGCAGAAGAGCACTTCAAAGCACCTGTAGTTGTTAAAAACTACCCGAAAGATATCAAAGCATTCTACATGCGTATGAATGACGACGGTAAAACGGTTGCTGCTATGGACGTTCTAGCACCAGGCATCGGTGAGATTATCGGTGGTTCTCAGCGTGAAGAGCGTTTAGAGCATCTCGATAAGCGTATTGCTGAGATGGGTATCGATGCAAGCCACATCGAATGGTACCGCGACTTACGCCGTTACGGTACAGTTCCTCACTCTGGCTTCGGTCTAGGTTTTGAGCGTTTGGTTACTTACGTTACTGGTATGCAAAACATCCGTGACGTAATTCCGTTCCCACGCGCACCACGTTCTGCAAACTTCTAA
- a CDS encoding ROK family protein produces MYVAQPGHIDHIKRNNAGSVYKLIDLFGPISRIELSKRSLLAPASITKITRELIDAHLIKEAQCQEPLSRGRPAIGLLPANEGWQFLSMRLGRGYLTIALHELGGDILVEERQEIEELQQEAVIDKLLSEINIFFANHVSELDRITAIALTLPGLVNSQEGIVLQMPHYDVKNLALGPTIHEATGLPVFIGNDTRSWALAEKLFGNSRGVANSILVSIHNGVGAGIILDDKVLQGSTGNVGELGHIQIKPYGKRCFCGNHGCLETVASLKAILEQVEQRLKEGHPSCLHGTTLTIESICDAAVAGDTLARQIIIELGHHLGQAIAIMVNLFNPDKILIGGEFNRAKSVLYPAILECIRNQSLPVYNRDLIVEESCFYTQATMPGAALVKQAMYDGHLLMKLVDG; encoded by the coding sequence ATGTATGTCGCTCAGCCTGGACATATTGACCACATTAAACGAAATAATGCAGGCAGCGTGTATAAACTTATTGATTTATTTGGGCCTATTTCGCGAATTGAATTATCTAAACGAAGTCTGTTAGCACCTGCAAGTATTACAAAGATTACACGTGAGTTGATAGATGCGCATTTAATTAAAGAAGCACAGTGTCAAGAACCCCTAAGCCGTGGTCGTCCAGCGATAGGTTTATTGCCTGCTAATGAAGGTTGGCAGTTTCTATCAATGCGGCTTGGGCGTGGTTATTTAACCATTGCTTTACATGAATTAGGTGGCGATATCTTGGTTGAAGAACGCCAAGAAATTGAAGAATTACAACAAGAAGCGGTTATTGATAAGTTACTTAGCGAAATTAATATTTTTTTTGCTAACCATGTCAGCGAATTAGATCGAATAACCGCGATAGCCTTAACATTACCAGGCTTGGTGAATTCACAAGAAGGCATTGTTTTACAAATGCCACATTACGATGTGAAAAATCTGGCGTTGGGTCCGACTATTCATGAAGCGACGGGGTTACCTGTATTTATTGGTAACGATACCCGATCTTGGGCGCTGGCTGAGAAGCTATTTGGTAACTCCCGAGGTGTTGCTAACTCCATTTTAGTCTCAATTCATAATGGTGTCGGTGCTGGTATTATTTTGGATGACAAAGTACTACAAGGCAGTACGGGCAATGTTGGTGAGTTAGGGCACATTCAAATCAAGCCTTATGGTAAACGCTGCTTCTGTGGCAATCACGGTTGTTTAGAGACCGTTGCTAGCTTAAAAGCGATTTTGGAACAAGTTGAACAGCGATTAAAAGAAGGTCACCCTTCTTGTTTGCATGGTACAACACTCACAATTGAAAGTATTTGTGATGCAGCAGTTGCTGGAGACACGTTAGCGCGTCAGATTATTATTGAACTGGGCCATCACCTTGGGCAAGCCATTGCGATTATGGTGAACTTGTTTAACCCAGATAAAATCTTAATCGGAGGGGAATTTAATCGTGCGAAAAGCGTGTTATACCCTGCGATATTAGAGTGTATTCGTAATCAATCTTTACCTGTTTATAATCGTGACTTAATTGTTGAAGAAAGTTGTTTTTATACACAAGCGACGATGCCTGGTGCTGCTCTGGTTAAACAAGCAATGTATGACGGCCACTTATTAATGAAGTTAGTTGATGGTTAG